From a single Nicotiana tabacum cultivar K326 chromosome 8, ASM71507v2, whole genome shotgun sequence genomic region:
- the LOC107767117 gene encoding uncharacterized protein LOC107767117 → MVFKKLVVMMMGCLGCAGQPTEPSSSPEKAESKPLVDESVVVTSPRVKLGDGRYLAYRERGVPKNISTYRIIIVHGFGSSKEMSFMASDELLDELGIYLLIYDRAGYGESSINQKRSLKSEASDIEELADLLQLGSRFYIIGVSLGCYPAWSCIKHIPARLAGVALVVPFVNYKWQTLPKDLTKDDYRKQLCRWVIWITRYARGLLHWWLTQNIFPSASVLDGNPQFFCDKDLDALKNTPGYQLFTQDGLKDRNVFDSLCSDCIVAFGKWDFNPLELSNPYPQNESSVHIWQGHEDKVVPVQLQRHVSQRLPWIRYHEVPDGGHLLVYDRAVCEAVLKSLVLGEDPPLYRPKLEN, encoded by the exons ATGGTTTTCAAGAAACTTGTAGTAATGATGATGGGTTGTCTGGGATGTGCTGGTCAGCCCACAGAACCATCTTCTTCTCCTGAGAAAGCTGAATCAAAGCCACTTGTAGATGAATCTGTTGTTGTGACTTCACCTAGAGTCAAACTAGGTGATGGCAGATACTTGGCTTACAGGGAAAGAGGAGTGCCCAAGAACATTTCCACATACAGAATTATTATTGTTCATGGCTTTGGCAGCTCCAAAGAAATGAGCTTTATGGCTTCTGAC GAACTTCTGGATGAATTGGGGATATACCTTTTGATCTACGATAGAGCTGGATATGGAGAGAGTTCTATAAATCAAAAGAGGTCGCTTAAAAGTGAAGCATCTGATATTGAGGAACTAGCTGATCTGTTGCAATTAGGATCCAGATTCTACATAATAGGCGTGTCGTTGGGATGTTACCCGGCTTGGAGTTGTATCAAGCACATTCCTGCAAG GCTTGCAGGTGTGGCTCTAGTTGTTCCCTTTGTCAATTATAAATGGCAGACACTGCCTAAGGATCTGACAAAGGATGATTACAGGAAACAACTCTGCCGGTGGGTAATTTGGATCACACGTTATGCTAGGGGGCTATTACATTGGTggttgactcaaaatattttccCATCAGCTTCTGTTCTTGATGGAAACCCTCAATTTTTCTGCGACAAAGATTTGGATGCCTTGAAGAACACACCAGGATATCAATTGTTCACTCAG GATGGCCTAAAGGACCGAAATGTATTCGACTCCCTTTGTAGTGACTGCATTGTGGCTTTTGGAAAATGGGATTTTAATCCATTGGAGCTGAGTAACCCGTACCCACAAAATGAAAGCTCAGTTCATATCTGGCAAGGCCACGAAGACAAAGTTGTGCCTGTTCAATTACAAAGACATGTCTCACAAAGGCTCCCCTGGATTCGTTATCATGAAGTTCCTGATGGAGGTCACTTGCTTGTGTATGACAGGGCAGTGTGTGAAGCTGTCTTGAAATCGCTCGTGCTTGGGGAAGATCCTCCACTATACAGGCCAAAGTTAGAAAACTAA
- the LOC107822599 gene encoding uncharacterized protein LOC107822599, producing the protein MSSSNPNRKKVLILDQFPNAPIRHRRGGGSRPRTGLESTRGGSSGSSSRSFVPKAPSSKSREILDTSQEPSVDDIVPSDLSFESDKTSLQKQIKNLERADTYPTLVTELTIPTIRRDCNWKDSLRMSIPSPNQRISSFRNGYSSVYTYPFTLGFNPPIDPVILDFCRFFTICLAQIGPLVWRTVACLRYLSSKANVNFTFSHLIHLYHPNLIRHGVFTLTARSKKVLVNPEDDRDRGWYIRYVVVRTVDLIGETNIPFHEKWNFEPTMGDVEPIPNFRGWVDSLLKIATREQRTWKSISSLHGWKVKTHGFGIRGMTAEVAMAIRMSANAALDLDKARALLPKRKATKESSEEEEEGTSLITRPRARRRIVIDDEIENTPARTSATEPVLIQSDEDAEPRDNNESIQHLFDSGFESGELGPIFDEAPLSSLVPISSIPLPTVSVSLPALTPSICLPISTAPISIPLATSTAPASAPVLVSTSFPSIPSIPSAAPLPSVHHTETGSSSRNMSMRSVTLEVPVNHSLLRKTGRADVWLEPLIGDIEKKKMESHSCLTLMNDVVHSTLKANLISTELMRRISSLERKARESEKSVHEAEEIARGAQLEATNWKEQFENAQGAIEELQENKNLLELQNRGLTSELATVKASSRQLKRDKELLECSLSEQLSRASEEVRELKALLAKKEEYAGELVQNLTQAQADLQTSSVEIQALKSSHASLEASLDSHLAENQILKNDLAMWEKEYGLLEENFNIEVSWAFLNSRRDALMEAAQEGFDLQSELAKVIDTIEKSQQSTDTPSPALEVPENVVIPASEGETSTTQSMEVETSVTIPSSSAETIPVAASSEVATVPVAESEIHIATSDVLTPSIE; encoded by the exons atgtcttcttcaaaccctaaccgtaaaaaagttcTAATTCTAGATCAGTTCCCCAACGCCCCTATTAGACATAGAAGAGGCGGAGGAAGTAGGCCtcgaacagggttagaatctacgcgaggcggttcctctggttcttcttcaaggagttttgttccaaaagccccttcttctaagagtagggaaattcttgatacttctcaagaaccctcagttgatgatatagttcccagtgatttgtcttttgaaagtgacaaaacgtctcttcaaaaacaaattaaaaatttagaaagagccgatacttacccaacattagtaaccgagcttacaatccccactATAAGAAGAGATTGTAATTGGAAGGATAGTCttcgaatgtcaattccttccccaaatcaaagaatttcttcTTTTAGAAATGGGTATTcttctgtttacacttaccccttcactttaggttttaatcctccgattgatccagttattctcgatttttgtcgtttctttaccatttgtttggcccaaattggtccattggtgtggagaacagtggcttgtttgagatatttatcatccaaggccaatgtcaatttcaccttttctcaTCTCATTCATCTATACCATCCCAACTTAATACGTCATGGGGTTTTCaccttaactgcaaggagcaaaaaagttttggtaaaCCCTGAGGATGACAgagatcgtggatggtatatccgttATGTTGTTGTCCGTACAGTGGATTTGATTGgtgaaacaaatattccctttcatgagaagtggaattttgaac caaccatgggagatgtggaacctattcccaactttcgtggttgggtagactcacttttgaaAATTGCTACTAGGGagcaaagaacttggaaatcaatttcttccttacatggctgGAAAGTCAAAACACACG gatttggcattagaggaatgacagctgaagtagctatggccattcgcatgtctgcgaatgctgcTCTGGATTTagataaggctcgagccttgTTGCCTAAAAGAAAAGCTACaaaggaaagttctgaagaagaagaggagggtacctccctaattaccaggccaagggCCAGGAGACGAATAgtcattgatgatgaaattgaaaacactcctgctcgtacctccgccaccgagcctgttttgattcaatctgatgaggatgccgaaccaagagataataatgaATCAATTCAGCACCTTTTTGACAGTGGTTTCGAGAGTGGCGAGCTCGGACCTATTTTTGACGAAGCTCCTCTTTCCTCACttgttcctatttcctccattcctctgcCTACCGTAAGTGTTTCTTTACCAGCTTTAACACCTTCCATTTGTTTGCCAATTTCTACTGCTCCTATATCTATTCCCTTGGCTACTTCAACCGCACCTGCTTCTGCTCCGGTGTTGGTTTCGACATCTTTTCCCTCCATTCCTTCTATTCCCTCCGCtgctcctcttccctctgttcatcataCAGAGACAGGTTCTAGCAGCAGAAATATGTCaatgagaagtgttactttggAAGTTCCTGTCAATCATAGCCTCCTGAGGAAGACTGGCAGAGCCGATGTTTGGCTTGAACCTCTCATTGGTgatatcgagaagaagaagatggagagtcatagctgcttaactttgatgaacgacgtagttcattctactttgaag gctaaccttattAGCACGGAATTAATGAGAAGAATTTCCTCACTGGAAAGAAAAGCTCGTGAGTCTGAGAAGTCTGTCCACGAGGCTGAGGAAATTGCTAGGGGTGCCCAACTTGAAGCAACCAACTGGAAGGAGCAGTTCGAAAATGCTCAAGGGGCTATAGAAgagttgcaagaaaataaaaacctCCTAGAGCTGCAAAACCGTGGTTTAACTTCTGAGCTGGCAACAGTCAAAGCTTCTTCAAGACaattgaaaagagataaagagcttttggaatgctctttatcagaacaattatccagagctagtgaagaagttagagagctgaaggcacttttggctaaaaaggaagaatatgcaggagagttagtgcaaaacttaactcaagctcaggctgacttacagaCTTCTTCTGTCGAGATTCAagccttgaagagttctcatgcttctcttgaagcttcccttgattcccatttagctgaaaatcaaattttaaaaaacgatcttgctatgtgggaaaaggaatatggacttctagaggaaaatttcaacatagaagtgagttgggcttttctgaattctcgtcgtgatgctttgatggaagctgctcaagagggttttgacttgcagtctgaactggcTAAAGTCATAGACACCATCGAGAAAAGCCAACAgtctactgatactccttctcctgcccTTGAAGTTCCTGAAAATGTTGTTATTCCAGCttcagagggtgaaacttctacaACCCAGTCTATGGAAGTTGAAACTTCCGTGACAATCCCCTCAAGCTCAGCTGAAACCATTcctgttgctgcttcttcagaagttgccaccgtgcctgtggctgaaagtgaaattcatattgcaacttctgatgtacTAACCCCTTCAATTGAATGA